DNA sequence from the Pedobacter schmidteae genome:
CAATTTGTTAACAGCTGTCAGCACAGGGGCTGATAAAATCAAGGCACAGTATCTTCAAGGTTATCCTGCGTTCTCTGTATTTGCTTATGATTATGCCGGTCTGAATGCTACAGGCGACCCATTGGTACGACTTGCAGATGGCAGTACCTCTCTTGGCATGGGGGCAGCAGAATTACCTAAGGCTGATGATGTATTGTTTAAAGGGGTATTTCAGCCAAAATGGAGCGGCGGATTATCCAACACTTTCAGCTACAAAGGACTTTCACTTAATATCAATATCGTTTACAACCTTGGCCATGTCATGTTCAGGGATGTAAATAAGATATATAATGAATCTATAGGTGGACGTGGCTTTATCGGAAACCAGAATTTCCAAAGTGGTAACCTCCATGCCGATTTTGCAAATCGCTGGCAGGTGCCAGGTGACGAAAACAAGACAAACGTTCCTGGTTACAAATCAAATGCCGATAATTTGCAAAGAAACACAGACTACTATACTTATGGTAGCATCAACGTGATCAGTGCTTCGTATATGAAGATCAGAGACCTGGGACTCAGTTATGCATTACCACGGTCTGTTACCGGAAAAATTAAAGTTGAAGGTATTAACCTGCGCGCAGGAATGTCAAACATTATGCTTTGGAAAGCCAACAACAATGGTATTGATCCTGAATTTCAGGATGCACGTTTCGGCGACAGGTCTCTGCTTACGGGGCAAAATGCATTTAACGTAGGCATTAATTTAACCTTATAAATACAAAAGTCATGTATTACAAAAGAATTCATATCCTAAAAATAGCGTTTCTTATCCTGTTGATACCAGGTCTGATATCCTGCAAGAAAGACTTCCTCGATGTTGTTCCAAAAGGGGTGGCCATAGCAACCAAAACCTCTGATTACGAACGTTTACTAAATGATCCGGCGCTGAATGTCCTTACCAGGGCTTCGCAGATCGTCATGTCGGATGAGCTGGCAGGCTTTGCCCCATTATATGTTGCTGGCTCCGGAATTGCAAGCATAACAGATCAGAAGGCCTTTGAATATCAGGACGACCTTTATTTGGCCAGCGAAAATGATTCGGAATTAACCATATTGGAGCGGCAGCTGTATACCTTCAATAAAGTCATCAATGAAGTAATGGACGCTAAAGAGGGGAACGATGCCCAGAAAAAAGCTTTGAGGGCAGAAGCACTTGCCGGCAGGGCATGGGTACATTTTATGCTGGTTAACTATTATGGCAAACCCTACAATGCGGCTACAGCCGGTGCAGACCCGGGTATCCCATTGGTGAAAGTTGCAGATGTTACACAAACGACCTTTACACGCTCGTCGGTACAGGCTGCTTACGATCTCATTATAGCCGATTTAACTGAAGCAATTCCCGATCTACCTGCACAGATCATAGCCAGACAGCGCATGTCTAAAGCTGCCGCAGAAGCAATTCTTGGAAAAGTTTATGTTTACATGCAACAATTTGACAAAGCTTTACCCTTGTTGTCCTCATCCGTAACTCATCTTTCTGCCAGCAGTATTTCGGTAGGATTGTATGATTTTAATGGAGCCTTTAGTACCGGAGGAAGCTTTTTTCCACTTAATCCATTTACCGGCCCAAACCGGATAAACATGAATACTGACAAAGAAGTACTGTATGTAAAATACTTCATAAATTTTTATAGTTATATTCTTTCCGGTATCCCTATAAGTAAACAAACTGCGGAATTGTATGCATCGGCAGATCTGCGTCTCAACTTTTTTACCGCTTCACCATTTCCTCCAACCGGGGTTACCTATCCCAATAAAATGATGAGATGCTATGGCAGATACAACAATATGGGTATTAATGTTCCAGATATTTACCTGCTTAAGGCCGAGTGCGAATCACGTACAGGCGATCTGGGCAGTGCAGTTGCCGATCTGGTTGCTTTTCGTAAAACCAGAATGAACAAGGATGTGGCAAATGCTGCAAATGTTCCAGCGAATATTGCGTCAGATAAAATAGCACTTACCAAATTTATTTTAGAAGAAAGGATACGCGAATTTGCTACCACAGGTGAGCGATGGTGGGATATGCGCCGGCTTTCTGTTGACGAAACCTACAAATCGACAGTAAGCATGGTACATAATGTGTACGACGCAACTGGAAATATGGTAAAGTCATTTCCACTGAAGCTGGAGCGTTTAACCTTCCGTTTCCCGCAGTACATTATGAGTGCAAACCCCGGATTAGGGCAAAATCCATAAACAGCGCAATTGAACATTTAACTTATTTAAAGACATGAAAAGATTCATCAGCATGCTTATGTTATGCCTGTGGATAGGCGTAGCCTATGGGCAGGCATTAGCAGATCTTAGGCCCCTAAAAATACTATATGTAGGGAGTGATCCTTCAAGGCCCAACCCCATTGCAGAGGCAAAATCTGGCTGGCTAAAAAGGGCCCATGAAATGGAGCCAACCCGAATGCCTGCTTTCAAGGCATTCCTTGAACAGCATTTCAAAACGGTAAAAGTAGTGGATGCCAGAGACTATAAGCCCGTATTATCTAACGACTACGATGTCACCATTTTTGACGGACAACCGCAGCCAATAGTTCCCGAACAAAAGATAAAGGATGCCAACGGCCGCATTACCAAAGTTATTATGGCAGAATACCTTCCAAAAAATTTTAGTAAACCTGTTGTTTTTATCAGTGGAACAGGGGGAATGGTTTGTTCAACCGGCATCAAATTGGTCCCAGAGTGTGTTTGCCTGGGCGCCGATGCATTCAATATCAATACTGGTCACGAAATATTTAAAAGTCCTGTCCCTGTATCCCTTACCATGACCAAAAAAGAGACACCGGTAGTGGCCAGGCTTTTTGGAAAAGACCTGCCCGAACAGATACCAATGTGGAGGGTGCAGAAAGAGAGTGTATATGAAGGGACCAGTTACCCACCAGGGGTCGTCTATTTTCACTTAGGACTTGACGAACCCGATGCCGAATTTATTTCTGGCGGAGTAAGTGCAAAAGACCAGCATGCGGCCGCCATCGCCAGGCATGGCAATTTCCTGCTTTGGGGCTTCAATGCTACGCCACCAGAGATGACAGAGGAAGCCAGAAAGGTATTTCTGAATTCTATTTGTTACATTAAGAAGTTTGACGGCCAACTACCGGTTGTCAGAATAGTACTAAATCCGTATCCTCAGGAGCGTGCTGCAGTCGCCATGGCCAATAGTTTGGTTTCTTCCAATGGATTTAACCGATACAAGGACATGTGGACAAAGGATGCAAAACCAGGACAAGAAATACCCGTAATTGAATGGGATAGTTTTCTTCAGCAAAGGTTTGACTATGTAAAAAGCTTTGCAGGAATAGATTCAGTGAATATTAAGAAAGATACGCTTTCAATAGTCCACTATTTGCAAAACAATTTAAAATACTTCAATGGTGTATTGGGAGATGGCAATGGCTCAATCGCCAACGGAATTATAGACCAGGATGCCAAGAGTTTGGGAATTGCCAACAATGATCCTCGTTTGTTGGATGCCTGCGTAAGCTTACTGGCACAAAGTAAAGATACCGAAAAGGCGCTGAGGCTGTTAAAAAGGTATACCAATGAAAATTACAGTACTGCCTCCGAATGGCGTAACTGGTTGAACAAAAACAGACAAAATCTCTTTTTTACCGAAGCTGGTGGATATAAATTCATCGTCGCTCCTGCATCCTGGAAGCAATTGGATAAAAGGGCAGGCAATTTGGGTAAAGTAAGCTCTATAGCACAAAAAGGCCTGTTGGCCATCAATTGCGGTACACCAGACAAGCTTAATCCCGTAGTATGGGGAGGTAACCTTGTTGACGATGCAGAAGCTAAAAGAAAATTCCTGCTCTTAAAAGTAAAATTGCTCAGGAACTGGCATATCTACAGCTATGTTCCGGAGGATTCCCCTTTTATCCAATCTCAGTTGTCGCTAACGCTCCCTACAGGAGTAAAAAAACTGGGTGATTGGCAAGCTTCTGCAGCCAAACCTTTAGCTGGGAGTCCCGGTGTAATGATTTACGAAGATGAAGTCACCTTTGTACAGGAACTATCCCTAACCAAAAAACCTGTAAAAGGGTCAAAAGCAACAATCAATTTATATTATCAGGCCTGTGATGCCAGCCAGTGCCTTCCACCCGAAACCTTAACTAAAGAACTTACATTCTAAAAAAAACAAAACATGAAAAAAACAATCGCAATTATTATCCTGTGTATTTGCACGGGTATTGCATTCGGCCAGCAAAAAGGAGCAGCCATCACTGTAGACGTCAGCCCGCTGAAATTAGACTCACTACGGCTTTTTAAATACGACAATGACGACATCTACGCCAAGCCAGGTAAAGATGGAAAATTCAGGTATAACCTCGCTGAAGGTTTGCCAAAAGAAGTGATACTTATTGGCCCGAAAAACAAAATGATTTATGCTTTCCTCGAAAATGGTAATCAGTTAAACATCAAAACAGATTTTGATCAGCAGACGGTATACTCGGGCAAAGGCACCGAAAACTCAAAAGTTTTTAACAATATCATGACCACTTTTGATGCTGCCAAAGCTAAAATCGACGCAAGTAAGATGACCTCTAAGGAGTTCTTCGATGTATTGAACAGTACCAATCAAATACCGATTGACCTGCTCAATGAGAACAAACAAAAGGTGACGCCTTCTTTTTACAACTACCAGCTTACCAGTCTGAAATATGGCAAGTTAAAGGATTACATGTGGTACGGATACTATTACATACTTGGCGCCAAGAAAAAGTTTGCTGACGAATCTCCATCCGATCTATGGGAGCTGGATAAGCAGGTGAAATACGATGACCAGTTATTGGGTAACAAGGCTTATGATGCATTGCTATTGTATTTTTATCCTCCATACCTGCGTAGAAAAGAGCTTTTTTTACAAGGAAAACTAGACAGTCAGCACGAGTTGCAGGATGCCCGTACCGACTATGAGATGATCCTTAAATACTATCCGGCAGGTAAAGTGAAAAATGAAGCGCTAAGTAAAACCATTGTAAGCGTTCTGGATCAGGCCAAAGACCTGCAAACTGTGAAAGCGTTAATGGAAGAGCACATTGCCAAATACGCCGATGCCGCTACCGCAAAAATGCTGAGGGAAAAATACAAAGCAATGGATAATTTATCAACTGGAAAAATGGCGCCAGCCTTCACTTTAAAAAGTCTGGATGGTAAAGATGTATCATTAAAAGATTTCATCGGAAAAGTAGTTTACATTGATTTCTGGGCCAGTTGGTGTGCACCATGCAGGGGAGAAATGAAAAATGGCGCGCCTAAAC
Encoded proteins:
- a CDS encoding RagB/SusD family nutrient uptake outer membrane protein, which gives rise to MYYKRIHILKIAFLILLIPGLISCKKDFLDVVPKGVAIATKTSDYERLLNDPALNVLTRASQIVMSDELAGFAPLYVAGSGIASITDQKAFEYQDDLYLASENDSELTILERQLYTFNKVINEVMDAKEGNDAQKKALRAEALAGRAWVHFMLVNYYGKPYNAATAGADPGIPLVKVADVTQTTFTRSSVQAAYDLIIADLTEAIPDLPAQIIARQRMSKAAAEAILGKVYVYMQQFDKALPLLSSSVTHLSASSISVGLYDFNGAFSTGGSFFPLNPFTGPNRINMNTDKEVLYVKYFINFYSYILSGIPISKQTAELYASADLRLNFFTASPFPPTGVTYPNKMMRCYGRYNNMGINVPDIYLLKAECESRTGDLGSAVADLVAFRKTRMNKDVANAANVPANIASDKIALTKFILEERIREFATTGERWWDMRRLSVDETYKSTVSMVHNVYDATGNMVKSFPLKLERLTFRFPQYIMSANPGLGQNP
- a CDS encoding protein-disulfide reductase DsbD domain-containing protein, with the translated sequence MKRFISMLMLCLWIGVAYGQALADLRPLKILYVGSDPSRPNPIAEAKSGWLKRAHEMEPTRMPAFKAFLEQHFKTVKVVDARDYKPVLSNDYDVTIFDGQPQPIVPEQKIKDANGRITKVIMAEYLPKNFSKPVVFISGTGGMVCSTGIKLVPECVCLGADAFNINTGHEIFKSPVPVSLTMTKKETPVVARLFGKDLPEQIPMWRVQKESVYEGTSYPPGVVYFHLGLDEPDAEFISGGVSAKDQHAAAIARHGNFLLWGFNATPPEMTEEARKVFLNSICYIKKFDGQLPVVRIVLNPYPQERAAVAMANSLVSSNGFNRYKDMWTKDAKPGQEIPVIEWDSFLQQRFDYVKSFAGIDSVNIKKDTLSIVHYLQNNLKYFNGVLGDGNGSIANGIIDQDAKSLGIANNDPRLLDACVSLLAQSKDTEKALRLLKRYTNENYSTASEWRNWLNKNRQNLFFTEAGGYKFIVAPASWKQLDKRAGNLGKVSSIAQKGLLAINCGTPDKLNPVVWGGNLVDDAEAKRKFLLLKVKLLRNWHIYSYVPEDSPFIQSQLSLTLPTGVKKLGDWQASAAKPLAGSPGVMIYEDEVTFVQELSLTKKPVKGSKATINLYYQACDASQCLPPETLTKELTF
- a CDS encoding TlpA disulfide reductase family protein produces the protein MKKTIAIIILCICTGIAFGQQKGAAITVDVSPLKLDSLRLFKYDNDDIYAKPGKDGKFRYNLAEGLPKEVILIGPKNKMIYAFLENGNQLNIKTDFDQQTVYSGKGTENSKVFNNIMTTFDAAKAKIDASKMTSKEFFDVLNSTNQIPIDLLNENKQKVTPSFYNYQLTSLKYGKLKDYMWYGYYYILGAKKKFADESPSDLWELDKQVKYDDQLLGNKAYDALLLYFYPPYLRRKELFLQGKLDSQHELQDARTDYEMILKYYPAGKVKNEALSKTIVSVLDQAKDLQTVKALMEEHIAKYADAATAKMLREKYKAMDNLSTGKMAPAFTLKSLDGKDVSLKDFIGKVVYIDFWASWCAPCRGEMKNGAPKLHAKFKDNKDVVFLYVSLDSKVADWKKAIAEDKIEGVHLLSQAKSGVDTPIAKAFNISGIPRYVIISKNGQIFDNDAPRPSQDITAQKINEALAK